The genomic region TGAATTCCAGGGCATCGGCACCCAGGTGGGCCAGCAGTTCTCCGCGGCGCTGTCCGGCTCGACCTCCGTCGATGCGGCGCTCACCGCCGCGCAGTCCGCGACCGAGCGCGAAATGAAGCGCGCCGGCTACATCAAGTAGAGCGCGCCTGAACCAAAGCCAGGGCGCGACAGCCGCCCTGGCCGCCCGACCAGCTTAGACCTCCCGAGCTGGGTACTTGCGACCATCCTGTCCCGCAGCGGGATGGTCGCTCCTTTCCTTGAGAAGGAGGCGGGGATGGCGACCCAGCAGACCCAACTGCTCGCACGCACGCTGCTCACGCCCGCGGTGGCGCTGCTGTTCATCTGGATGATCGTGCCGCTTGCCCTCACGATCTATTTCGCGACCCTGCGCTACAATCTGCTCGATCCCGGGTCTGAATCGTTCGTCGGCCTGGAGAATTTCCGCTATTTCCTGACCGATCCCGCATTCCTCGCCTCGCTGCAGAACACCCTGGTGCTGGTCGGCTCGGTGCTCGCGATCACGATCATCCTCGGCGTGCCGCTGGCGCTGCTGCTCGACCAGCAGGTGGTCGGGCTCTCGATCGTCCGCCTGATGGTGATCGCGCCGTTCTTCGTGATGCCGACGGTGAGCGCGCTGGTCTGGAAGAACCTGCTGATGCATCCGGTGTCGGGCCTGTTCGCCTGGATCGCGCATCTGTTCGGGCTGCCGGCGATCGACTGGTTCAACGACGCGCCGCTGTTCTCGGTGATCCTGATCATCTCCTGGCAATGGCTGCCGTTCGCGACCCTGATCCTGCTCACCGCGCTGCAATCGCTCGACGAGGAGCAGAAGGAGGCGGCCGAAATGGACGGCGCGCGCGCAATCTCGACCTTCATCTACATCACGCTGCCGCACCTGGCGCGCCCGATCACCGTGGTGATCCTGATCGAGACCATTTTCCTGCTCACGGTGTTCGCCGAGATCTTCGTCACCACCGGCGGCGGCCCCGGCCTGCAGACCACCAACATCGCCTTCCTGATCTACTCGCAGGCGCTGATCCAGTACGACGTCGGCAGCGCGTCGGCGGGCGGCCTGGTCGCGGTGGTGCTCGCCAACATCGTCGCCTTCTTCCTCGTCCGTATCGTCGGCCGGAATCTGGAGGCGTAACGTCATGGCGCGGATGGTCACGACACGGCGCAAGGTGATCTCGACGGTGGCGGCCTGGCTGGTCGGCTTCCTGATCTTCTTCCCGATCCTCTGGATGGTGCTGGCGAGCTTCAAGACCGAGCTCGAGGCGTTCGCGATCCCGCCCTCGTTCCTGTTCTTCCACTGGACCACCGAGAACTACGCCACGGTGCAGGAGCGCAGCGACTATTTCCACCACGCGCTCAACTCGATCATCATCGCCGGCGGCTCGACCTTGATCGCGATGCTGATCGCGATCCCGGCGGCATGGTCGATGGCATT from Bradyrhizobium elkanii USDA 76 harbors:
- a CDS encoding carbohydrate ABC transporter permease — protein: MATQQTQLLARTLLTPAVALLFIWMIVPLALTIYFATLRYNLLDPGSESFVGLENFRYFLTDPAFLASLQNTLVLVGSVLAITIILGVPLALLLDQQVVGLSIVRLMVIAPFFVMPTVSALVWKNLLMHPVSGLFAWIAHLFGLPAIDWFNDAPLFSVILIISWQWLPFATLILLTALQSLDEEQKEAAEMDGARAISTFIYITLPHLARPITVVILIETIFLLTVFAEIFVTTGGGPGLQTTNIAFLIYSQALIQYDVGSASAGGLVAVVLANIVAFFLVRIVGRNLEA